The DNA window GTCAGCAAAGAAACACAACATTTTGGCCACtttgtatgtatttttaaatacGCTCAgttaatcaaaaatattcgtacatatataatttgattttcatCTCACTTCGCACgcaaatcaaattaatgtTGCATGCGTTACTTTTCCACTCTCCTAAAACGTGTGACGACCTTGTGCCATGAAAAATGTATGCTTTCTGGacaggaaaaaaaaagaatcatAATCAAATTTAACTGTTGTCATCATGATTTATTTACTCAAGAACAAAACACGACAAACGATGACGAACTCGCCTTCAGACAGAAGCACAAAGATAAATTAATCGCCAGTCAGTCACAGAGTCGATCGGTCTATTGCTCGAAGTCATTTATTCACAAATGCTCATATATAAGTATATCGGAGCAAACTCGAGATTTAAGCCGGGTATGTCGTCATAGCCACAATAATGAGAAAACAACTTGTTTTGCCTGCAGGAGCAAAtccattttgcaattatttgtCTGTTGTcagttaattataattatttgcgAAGCAACAAAATGCAAGCAAAAATAAACTATACAAACATGACTCTAAACAATATTCtttgttgaaaaaaaaaatcggtTTCCAACAACTGAATTGTGACTTTGAAATCAGCTTAGCACTTTGAAATTAGACGCGATGTGAAAACAACTTGAGAAGTGCACACACCCAATACATCAACTGAAACTGATCGAAACGAATTagaataaattataaaatccTAATAAATGGGCAGGATGGCCAAGTCGAAAGCGtcgactattagatacccaccaaaaatattttaataacagTATAAATTGCTGAAAATTACTTATCACTACGTTTCGAAGAAATGTTAATTCCTATTTTACAGGAAATACTTTGAGTATTTGTCATCCAAcgattttcaaaaattaaaaacctaATCCTTACTTTAAAACATCAAAACTCCGTCATCCATTCTTAAAACACTTAAATGACATGCAAATGAGGACATTTCTTTGAACTTTACTTCGACGTGCCTCATAATTCGCCACGAAATCCAAGTTGATCCAAATAAATACCAAGAATGAGTATCATTTATGGTCTGGCAGCCAAAGTTCAACCTTAAAAATGGAGATCCGACACAAGTCAAGCTTTGGTAGCTGATACCATCTCAATCAAAGAcgaataaacatttttaactATTTTCAAGTGAGCTCAAGCAATGTCTGACTTGTACAAATGAATGTCAagcgctgctgcagcagcaaataaaattagcaataaatttaaataaataactgcCTGGCGATATTAGATCATACGAAATCTCAGGGGGCCGTCTACGCGTACTCGTGCTAGCAGCACTCAAAACACTCGAAACGAAACCGAAAATCCATCCGAATCGGAAATCACTCAAGAGAGTGCCCCAAAGACCAACTGGGACCGTACTATGCGATACAGTACGATACGATACGATCCGATACGATACGATCCCATCCGATCCGGCCAACGCAAAAAGCACCCACACATCGGGTGGATATGGATATTTGGGGAAAGAGAGAACTGGTTTCTCTTCAATGACTTTGTGCTGTTTTGTGTTGGCGTTGGCGAGCGCCAGTGGGTTTCTCGGTTTATTGGTCGTCGCTGAGAAAACGAGACTTTGCTGCCTTTTAATGCGGCATTTCATTCATTGATCGTTCCAATAGCGCGCCGCACGCTCAGCGCAGCGGACAAGTGAGCCAAAAGTCCGACTTCCACTGCCATCGCCGCCCACCTGAGCCGCTAACCTGGCTAACGGAGTCAAAGCCAACTGGGCAGTAGTCAGCTGATTTAGCTGCCACCGCATCCCAAGCCAAGCGAAGTCAAACCATCCCAGCGATCCGCGAGATATATCTATTCAGTGCACAGCCGACAAGCGCAGCAGGCGGACGCAGCGCAGCATTTTCTCCCTGTATTTTCGTATGCCATCTCGGGATAttggatacagatacagattccgagatacagatacacagaaCGCGAGCGACGCGCACTCATAGATATTTTTAGCAACCGGCCTCACGCACACAGCCGCACATATCAGTACCGCCGCTCTGACACACGCGGCTTGCACGTTTGCACGGAAAATCCATTCTTCGAGGCTTTTCCAGCCAGCCCAAGATAAACACAACTCAAGAATGCGCGAAAACCGTACCGAAGTTCTTATCAATAGTTCACAACCGCAACAACCGCAACCACAAGCACCGCAAAATCAATTCAAACCAAAACAAGTTCCAGAGTTTTTGAGgaaataaaaactgaaaacaaacCTTTTTTGTTGTGTTAACATGCCAAATTTATGCATGAGCTAATAACTTTAAATCCgaaaagaatgaaaaaagcccaagcaaaacaaaattcaaACGAAGATCGCATATCAAAATTAGTTGGGTGACTAATTAGACAGCGCGTTGTcgtaatttcaatttgcatactTTGGCGCAACTTTAATGAAccgaaaattaaaataaaaacatcaacaaaTCTTAATCAGAGTGCACAACTGAATTGAAATCATCCCGAAAGACCAGCCCCGCCAGCCATACATTGTTGGATTTATGAAATCAAAAAGGTAAATATACCGCCGCCATTTATCAGACATAAACGTTCAGATATAGAAGAGATATAGAAGATCTGCCCGATCTCTTGTTGCCGCCCCAATAAAAATAGACAAAAAGCATTTCTCTGGCCAATCACGTTAGTGGGTGGCAGATGGGGCAGGGCGGGCTTTTAGGAAACTTCTGAAACATTTATTTGTCCAAGGTGTTGAAAAGCCAGATGTGTGCAGGGGAAAATGTTTTCGAGTTGCTCAGTAGGGAAAACGGCGACGACAGCCAGTTGTCAACTGATTTTCAAAGGTTACCGAAGGGAAGCAGCAACTTGGCTGCGTTTGTTTGCGGCCAAAGTAGGGGGAACAGTTTAATTAATGTGCAAACAAAAGCTGTGAATTCTCATCATCAATGAGAGCCCCGCTTAACCTGCCGTTCACTTTAAATCTGAGATGTGCTAATCAACGCCggcatttgtttatttactttcATTTTCGCCAAACCATTTGGCAACAAGCACTATGTTTGCCCAAATAATCGAGTGAAATTGGTTTCCGGCAGCCAGTCCATCGCCGATTTTAATTCggcatttatttatgattttgtATATTATTCATTATTATTCGACGAAAGCTAAAATAAACTAGCATGGCTCAAAGCATGATAAAAAAGTTATTcgtcataaatattttatgatttacaaaaaaaaaatttcgcCAAAAATACATGTATTAATCAAgtcaaattttaatgatttttctGCCACGGAAAGGCACatctaaaattaaattagtttatgGACGCATGAGTCTCCCGCTCCTGCTACCCTATATATACTTGCCTACCTCATTGTTTGCTGTCCCCCTGACCCAAATCTCGATCGTATGTGGGAACAGCCAGCGCGCTCCTTGCAATGAGactaaaacaataacaatagcaggaataaatcaagaaaaataaaagttagCCGTAGGCAAATGCCAGAGAGACCTGTCAAAAAATCAAGCAAATCAAAAGCCGATGGGTAATACAAAACCACACAGAAAGCTATCAAAATATAACTCATACGTATGTATTTACCCACACCACGGTGGTGGAAGGGAGACGCAGAATGTAAACACGGCCACATCACACATACGCAGTGTGTGccaattttaataaacaaactcaacgtaaatggaaaatcaaacaaaatcaTTTGGCCAAAGCAATGGCAACAAATCAAcagcaggaaaaacaaaacgaaataaaaggcaaaaagcgtaaaaaaatcaaaagacGGCAAAAAAGAGATgggtaaaataaaaaataagaacttGCCGCAGGCCGGCTAAAAATAATAGCTGCCAACGGTAGCAGCACACACGagacaaacagcagggggaaCGTGCAACGTGCAACTGGCAACAGCCAACAGCACgagacaacagcaacaactagctagcaaagcaacaacaaaggctATAGACTATAGACTATAGGCGACTATGTATATAGTATCGGCAACAAAGTCGAAGCCGAATGAAAGATTTTGACGCTTTCCACAAAAAGCAAATTAAGAATCACAAATCGAGGCAGATAAAAAATAGATAGAGCGCtacgaaaataagaaaacgaAAATAGTGAAGGAAGAAAATTCAAGTTGCATACAATGAAAACTAATTTTAGAGCTGTGGAaaagacaacaaaaacaaaacgaatcAAAAACACGGCAGGCATAGAGACAATCTGAATCAGTCGGAGATTCCATAGCGAATTGGTTGAGAGGGGAGGTCTTAAAGTTACGAAGAACAAAGCAACTTTGGATTTCATTCAAAAGCAATATTTAAAGTTGAAAGCTTAGTTCTTGATGATGATTTTACTAATTTAGTTACTTTTTCAATAGAAGGATtactaatatttataaatcaaagtttgGCACCGCTTACCATGCTAACTTTATCTTGTCGAAAGAAAACATTGTTCAAACTAAGTCAGCTACCCTCGTTATAGCAATGCCTCATGTGGTTCAGTTGCTTTTTTTCCGTGCCCAAGCAGCAGACgcttcattttccatttaaccGCACCCGACTGCCGCCGAAATCCTTGAATTCAACAATTCCTCCTGCCCCGatttcccccccccccccccccccccccccccccaagACAAGCGTGCAGAAAAAGTTCTAAATTTAATGGCTACACCTAAAAATGCAGCGACTGCAACCGAACCAAAAGTGAAGGGCAGACTGCAGGGGGCGGAGGAGTCACTCGCCGGTAGTTTCAAGTGCACTTCGGCTAGGCCTGGCTAActtccccatccccatccccctTCCCATCCCCATTCCATCTGATTTtcccaaaaacaaaagtattttaTATATCTGTGGAACGGACCGAACCACCTACACGCCCCTGCCCCGCCCCACGACCCCTTCACGCCTCGTCGCACGCACGGCTCGCCTTTTGTCTACCAAACTGTTGGTAAAAGAGAAGGGGAGCAGGGGAAAGGGgtacactgcaaaaaaaattcatatattcaaatatatatattcacatTATTCGTCAAAAAGCTCAACATTTTATTTGGATATGGGAATGATCGTAAAAATATATCATATAACAAAAACATAACTTAGCAAGTTTAATAAACTGAAATGTTATAAGCAGTAATTAAACATACCAgctatattttatttgattgaacTTATTTATTCCACATTCCCCCGATTTTTCCCAGTGCCGAAATGAAATGTTGGGCTTTTGTGTAAGAGGAACTGTTCTATGTTTGTTGTCTGTGCATTTCAATTGGGCGCTTTCTGCATTGTGCCGGCGTGTAATTGAAAACTTAAGCAGAGGCACCTCCCTCCACCACTCACTTTATCCACGAAAAGCGCGCAACAAATTTTCCAATCAACAGAGAACGAAACAGGCCCTATGCACTATAAACTGTGCCCCGCCAACTTCCTGCTCCACTTCCTTGCAGCATATCCTGTATCCCTCCGGTTGCGCCTCCGAAAATCAGGAGGCCGCTTGTTGCTGTTTGTTCAACAAACGTTTATTAGCCGCGAATACTTTTAATCGCATGCAATTTGTTGATTGCGGCCAGTCGCTGCACTTTCCACGCTTTTCCACCCACCCAGCGAAAAGGCCCACTTTAAGCACACGGAACTAGGTAATTTTCACGTCGTTTTGGACCGGCGGGCGGGAAAATGGTAAAATTGGGTGGAGGCGAGTGAGGGGAGTGAGCAGGTGAACAACGGTTGCCGCCCCGCTTTGAAGACGGTGCACAAATTTTTCTGTGTTGCGCGCTTAATTGCAGCTTGTTTGTTGCATGTCGCAAACTTTTCACGATGCCCTTACAACTCAAGTGGGTACATTCCACTGACTTGGGGACGGGACTTTTAAAGAATGACATTCGTTTCGTAGCatgctttaaaaataatttataaacgtaatatatatgtagtgctaaatttgtatatgaaaatatatccaTAATGGAGCATAGATACTAAGCATATTCTAAAATCGcttaaaactttttgaaaGGGCATGCAATCCGTGCGGATCTTTTGCAACTTAAAAACTTCTATCCACTGGGTCTTCAAGCATTTCTTAGGATTGCGTggtaaaaattaattataccTCGAAACAGGGGCGAAACGTTAAAAGAAAATGCCGGCACGAAGTGAAAAACCTAGCCACGTGTTGAAAGTTGAGGCAGGGAAAGGTGATTTGAATGGAGATTTGCTGGGATTTCGAGATGAGCTGTGCTGAATCTCTTGGCATGCATTCTctcgtttgttttttatgctGCGAGACAAACAAACATTAACGGTAATCGAAGAAAAGTGCTCACTTAAGGAGAAACACCTCATAACTCGTTTAGGCCAAGTCAAGAGCGAGCTCTGGGAATGGTCAAAGCTATGCAACAAGTGTCAAGCAGGCCAACAACGAGCCAACAAGCTGGCAATCCAAGCCAATGCGAGCCGGATTGGATCGGGCAAGGTGGCCAGAATCGTCTAGTGCCAATTTTGGACAATCTGCACTAAATTGTCCATTTAAGTGGGCCCGGCTAAACCGACTAACTCGACGTGAGCTGCTCCCCTTAGATCAACTGACTGCAATCAATCTGGCTGCATTTACACCTCTGCATTCAGACTGGCAAACTGGAAGGCTGGTTAGCTGACTAGCTGGCTAGCTGGCAAAATGGCAAACTGGCGATTTATGAGGCCAAGGCACAATTGCAAGGGCGTTAGCATCGATGCAGAAACATTTCAATCTCCATCCACATTCGCACGAGCATGTGTATCTGCAACTGTTTGGGAGGTGGAAATGACGCCGTTGCGTTGCGTTGGCTTCATGTTCCATTTTCATGTAACTTAATTCTTGCATTAAAATGCATTCATTAACCGTTGcctttgttgtttgttttgcgcTGTTTTGTTGCATTTCCAACCGCCGAACAGTCACCGCAAAATGTATCTGCCCCGCATTCAGCTCTCGATAGAGGGGAAAATATTTCGTATAGCTGACCTACCGCAGCacacaaaagaaaataataaacatttcaTTTACCGCACAAAACTTTCCCCATTTGAAATGAAGTAGACAGCGCCCTTGGCAGTGACGGGAATTTAAAACTCACCATTTTCCGCTCacgaaaaataatttatatcaTTCAACATTTCTGCGAAATTTTATCTGGCTAGTGAACACAATCTACTCATGTTTCATAAACATTCTTGAGTGACAAATAGGAAAAAACAGAACATTTAAGTTCTCTTACAATGGAGCACTCTTAAGCAAATTATTAAATTGGTCATTAAAATTCTTAAAACTGTTGGGAcaaagcatttaattaaagaaaaaaggTGTTGATCaaagcaaatgaaattttaattagtcGTTAGTTAAGAACAATTCCATTCATGCGgtatttacaaaacaaaatttattttcatttcacaTCCGATaaatgtttgtatatttttgaaGCAGACAATTTAATGAggtcttaaaatatttttattaactttcgtgttaaaagttttaaacaggctaatgaaatttttattggaattttgtatttattttcaaaggCTTAAATAACAGGAACTTAGGAAATCtagttatttttaaatatttgtagcTTACCCGTAAAAAAAATGCTTCTAGATAAAATTCTAAACGACACTTGTTTGCGTTTACATTACTCATAAGATGTGAAATATGTAAAACTAATATGGGCTCTCTGAATGACCAGAATTCAACAACTTGACTAAACCATTTTTAGGAGTTGAGAAGCCAGCTCATAGAGTTTTTCGCTGGCAAAAATAACTCAAAGGCCTATCGAGAAGATACTGGGAATTTTGTAGATTGCGCAACGCAATGAGCAATGAGAAATTTCATTTGGCAGACCAATTTGTTCTTGCCCCCGCCactaaattgtatttattagttttttggtTTGATGAGTTTCGTTTCGTCTCGGTTTTTCGGCTTCAGTGGGTTTTATGACGGAAGCACTACTCAAGAATCGACTTCAGTTCATTGAAGCCAATTCGAGAGCCGTTTACGGAAGTTTTTGGCGGGGTGGGTCCGAAAATAACCGATTCGCTTCATTGCACAGGCCCCATATGCTCCCCGATGTCTTTCGAAAAATTGTACAAAATTGTTAATTGCCCCGGGATGTGATGGGATGGGTTCGAAATATATAATACCTAGAAGACCCTCGACTAAAGTCTGCCTCTGCACTCCAATTTCAGATGAAGTCCAATACGTACGAGCTGCACAACTACGCCGATCTGAATGACATGGCCAGCGCGACGGAGTCCAAGGATTCGCGCAAGAGGAAGACGGCCAGTGCTCGGGGCGAGAAGTATTCCCTGCGACAGAAGCGACAAAAGAGGGGCTCCAACGAGGATGGGGAGTCAGCCAGCCTGCCAGACTTTCAGCTAGAACTGGATCCCATAGCGGAGCCGGCTACTAAATCGAGGAAAAATGCACCCACCAAGTCCAAGACGAAAGCACCGCCACTGAGCAAATACCGGCGGAAAACAGCGAATGCCAGGGAGCGAACCAGAATGCGTGAGATCAACACGGCCTTTGAGACACTGAGGCATTGTGTTCCCGAAGCGATCAAGGGCGAGGATGCGGCCAATACCAACGAGAAGCTGACCAAGATCACCACCCTGAGACTGGCCATGAAGTACATCACCATGCTGACCGACTCGATTCGGGATCCCAGCTATGAGAGCGAATTCATAGGGGAGTGTCTGGAGGAGAGTGCCAATCGGGAGGCGAGAGTGGACTTGAAGGCGAACGAGGAAGCCGAGGTGGAAGTGGAGCTACCCGTTCCAGTTGCTAAGAAGCCAGCCAAGTCTAAGGGCAGTGGCAAGAAGAGCTCCGTCGCCAGCAAAAGACAGAGCCAAAAGCAGGCCAAGATAGTGCCCCAGATACCACCGATAAGTTCTGGGGAGTCGTGCTACGCCACCTCCTCGATTGGATCGCCTGCCTCCTCCGCCTACGCATCGCTCTCCTCGTCATCGAACAGCCACAGCAGTAGTAGCAGTCCGGGATTGGAGCTGGACGGTCTGGTGGGATTGAACGGAATCAGCGCCCTGGACTCCCTGCTTCTGGATGCCTCCGATGGCGATTCCCTGTCCTGTCTGAGTCCCGGCTATGGAAGTCTGCTCACTGGCAGCGGGGAATCCCTGTTGCCCGGTTGCCGAGGCGATCTGCCCATGTCGGGTCTGGAGAAATCGGATGTGGAGCTCAGTCTGCGATTACTGGACCAGAGTTCCAAGGATTCCTTCGACTTTGCCAGCGATCAGCAGCCATCGGCCTGTATTAGTTCATTCTCCGCTCTGGAGGGCTATCCTTTTGACCTGCTGCACAGCGATTTTCCGGATATGTTTCTCACGTGACGCGTATTTCTTAGAAACCCTTACTACTATCCTTTAAGCATAACCCTCGTCTTAAGTTAGAGTGCGAGTTTTAACCCGACTTTCACTATTAGCCATTACATGCGATGCGCCATTGAGGCGGAATTCATTGTGTCATAGCAAGGAGCTGGCAGGATATGTATATCCACATCCTGCGAAGGCAATAGCTGCTCAACGCCACATCCACATGATAACTCAACTCAACTAGTGATCTAAGCATTTCTTTGTGACGCATTTCTCGTTATCCTGTAAATAAAGCACGCAGTGTTGATTCAAGCAATCTATTCTGTGAAGGCATTTTGGATCCCTTAACTTTCAGAGATACATTAATGAAACACAGTAGACTCTTagaaaattagttttaaataGAGCGCTTCTGAAATTGATATTAGGTATCCGCAATATAAATCCATAGACACACATCGAAATGGCAAACACTTTTAATCCGGAGGAGGACTTTCCGGAAGTGTACAAAGTCTGCAAGTTGTTCAATCCGAGCATAGACGACCTTGAGAAGATAAAACAGGCAATGGATCGTGAGATTACGATGGGCCTGAGTCGCGATCATCACGATCGTTCGACGGTTCCGTGCCACTTGAGCTATGTGCAGGATTTGCCAACGGGCAGGGAGCGTGGTCAGTTTTTGGCCCTGGAGATGATGCCCACCAACTGCAGGATAATGCTGGTGAAGTTCAGCAGTGAGAGAGATATCTACACCAGTTCGAAATGCGTGATAATGCCACATACTGTGGCGGCGGGTCGAGGAACCGAGGTCTTCACCTTTCTGGCCACCATCATAGCCAATTTTGTGAAGGAGAAAAAGGTGGACAAGGACAATCTGCCGCTGGGCATAGCATTTGCCTTTACCCTGAAGAAGCTGGCTTTGGATGTGGGTATGCTTGTGTCGTGGACCAAGGAGTTTGGAGCACAGGGCGCCATCGGCAAGGATGTGGTCCAACTGCTGCGCGATGCTCTGACCAAGTTTCCCGAAATCTCCGTCGATGTCATGGGTATCATCAATGTGGGTGCCGGTTCTCTGCTGGCTCTGTGCTGGGCCCAGCCGGATACCCGAATCGGCTTGATCATGGGCAGTATTGCCAATAGCTGCTATGTGGAAAGGGTCGAAAGGTGCGAAACGTACGAGGGTGATGAGTTTAGAAGGCTGATGATCATTAATTCGGATTGGGCCCATTTCGGGGATACTGGGCAGTTGGATTTCATACGTAACGAATTCGATCGCCTGCTGGACACCGACTCCATAAATCCGGGCACTCGGATCTATGAGAAGTTTAGTGGAGCTCTCTGCATGGGGGAATTGGTTCGCATTATAGTGCTTCGCCTGATGAAAGCGGGCGCCATCTTCGCCGAGGACAGGCGTGATTACATAGGGATCCAGTGGAAGTTGGACATGGTGTCGCTAATCGAAATCGTCTCGGACCCCCCGGGTGTCTATACGAAGGCCCAGGAGGTGATGGACAAGTTTCGCATACGTCACTGCAAGGAGCGGGATCTGGCTGCCTTGAAATACATCTGCGATACGGTCACAAATCGAGCTGCCATGCTGGTGGCCAGTGGAGTGTCCTGCCTCATTGACCGCATGCGCTTGCCACAGATCTCGATCGCCGTGGATGGCGGCATCTACCGCCTTCATCCGACCTTTGCCACCGTTCTCAAGAAGTACACCCGTTTGCTGGCCGATCCCAATTACAACTTTGAGTTTGTCATCACCCAGGACAGCTGCGGAGTGGGAGCGGCCATAATGGCGGGAATGGCACATGCCAACAAGTACAAAACGGACGCGAAATTGTTTACTATGGACTACTAGATATGCCTAAATAAATTCTTATTATGTTTAATCTCTGCTTAATTACAATGACATATCAGTTTACATTTTCCACGTAGTTCAACCAGAACATCCAGAGCTAGAACTGAAATTTACCTCATGAGAAAGTCAACTAGACTTTTCACTCATTCTCTATTTGGCCctgtatttaaaattttggTTCAAAACAAACCAGTTTGTGGAGGCTGCAATAGGAAAATGCCGAGCCTGGTGCACACGGAAATTGAGACCGCGGTCAAGGGCTTCCTGATCGACCAGGAGAAGATGACCGAGGTGGTGGAGCGCATGACCAAGGAGATAAAGATGGGTCTGGCCAAAGACACGCATGCGCGATCCGTGATCAAGTGCTTCGTCAGCCATGTGCAGGATCTGCCCACTGGCAAGGAGCGGGGCAAGTATTTGGCCCTGGATCTGGGTGGCTCCAATTTCAGGGTGCTTCTGGTGAACCTGATAAGCAGCTCGGACGTGGAAATCATGTCGAAGGGCTACAATTTTCCCCTGACTCTGATGTCCGGATCGGGAAATGCGCTTTTCGACTTTCTTGCCGAATCCCTGTCCGAGTTTTGCCACACCCATGGACTGGAGAACGAATCACTGCCTCTGGGCTTCACCTTCTCGTTTCCGCTCCAGCAGCAGGGACTCTCCAAGGGTATCCTTGTGGCCTGGACCAAAGGATTCAGCTGCGAAGGCGTGGTGGGCAAGAATGTGGTGAGTTTCAGGGCGTTCAAACTATattaacatttatatttaatgaatttcttttaatatGCATTTCTAGGTGAGTCTCCTCCAGGAGGCCATCGATCGAAGGGGCGATATAAAAATCAACACCGTCGCCATTCTCAACGATACGGTGGGCACTCTGATGTCCTGCGCTTTCTATCATCCCAACTGCCGGATAGGATTGATCGTGGGAACCGGCTCCAATGCGTGCTATGTGGAGAAAACAGTAAATGCCGAATGCTTCGAAGGATACCAGACCAGTCCCAAGCCGTCAATGATCATCAACTG is part of the Drosophila sechellia strain sech25 chromosome 3R, ASM438219v1, whole genome shotgun sequence genome and encodes:
- the LOC6617046 gene encoding helix-loop-helix protein delilah, which gives rise to MKSNTYELHNYADLNDMASATESKDSRKRKTASARGEKYSLRQKRQKRGSNEDGESASLPDFQLELDPIAEPATKSRKNAPTKSKTKAPPLSKYRRKTANARERTRMREINTAFETLRHCVPEAIKGEDAANTNEKLTKITTLRLAMKYITMLTDSIRDPSYESEFIGECLEESANREARVDLKANEEAEVEVELPVPVAKKPAKSKGSGKKSSVASKRQSQKQAKIVPQIPPISSGESCYATSSIGSPASSAYASLSSSSNSHSSSSSPGLELDGLVGLNGISALDSLLLDASDGDSLSCLSPGYGSLLTGSGESLLPGCRGDLPMSGLEKSDVELSLRLLDQSSKDSFDFASDQQPSACISSFSALEGYPFDLLHSDFPDMFLT
- the LOC6617047 gene encoding hexokinase type 1, whose product is MANTFNPEEDFPEVYKVCKLFNPSIDDLEKIKQAMDREITMGLSRDHHDRSTVPCHLSYVQDLPTGRERGQFLALEMMPTNCRIMLVKFSSERDIYTSSKCVIMPHTVAAGRGTEVFTFLATIIANFVKEKKVDKDNLPLGIAFAFTLKKLALDVGMLVSWTKEFGAQGAIGKDVVQLLRDALTKFPEISVDVMGIINVGAGSLLALCWAQPDTRIGLIMGSIANSCYVERVERCETYEGDEFRRLMIINSDWAHFGDTGQLDFIRNEFDRLLDTDSINPGTRIYEKFSGALCMGELVRIIVLRLMKAGAIFAEDRRDYIGIQWKLDMVSLIEIVSDPPGVYTKAQEVMDKFRIRHCKERDLAALKYICDTVTNRAAMLVASGVSCLIDRMRLPQISIAVDGGIYRLHPTFATVLKKYTRLLADPNYNFEFVITQDSCGVGAAIMAGMAHANKYKTDAKLFTMDY
- the LOC6617048 gene encoding hexokinase type 2 yields the protein MRKSTRLFTHSLFGPVFKILVQNKPVCGGCNRKMPSLVHTEIETAVKGFLIDQEKMTEVVERMTKEIKMGLAKDTHARSVIKCFVSHVQDLPTGKERGKYLALDLGGSNFRVLLVNLISSSDVEIMSKGYNFPLTLMSGSGNALFDFLAESLSEFCHTHGLENESLPLGFTFSFPLQQQGLSKGILVAWTKGFSCEGVVGKNVVSLLQEAIDRRGDIKINTVAILNDTVGTLMSCAFYHPNCRIGLIVGTGSNACYVEKTVNAECFEGYQTSPKPSMIINCEWGAFGDNGVLEFVRTSYDKIVDKVTPNPGKQTFEKCISGMYMGELVRLVIIDMIAKGFMFHGIISEKIQERWSFKTAYISDVESDAPGEYRNCNKVLSELGILGCQEPDKEALRYICEAVSSRSAKLCACGLVTIINKMNINEVVIGIDGSVYRFHPKYHDMLQYHMKKLLKPGVKFELIVSEDGSGRGAALVAATAVQAKSKL